A window of Tachyglossus aculeatus isolate mTacAcu1 chromosome 21, mTacAcu1.pri, whole genome shotgun sequence genomic DNA:
ACCTATCTGCTCCGTGTCCAAGTCCGGGGTATAGAACCAGAGCACAGGGGCTGCATGTTGGGTGATCCCAGATTCTGAAACCAACAGGGCCTCTGGGTCAGTGGGGACAGAATCCAAGAGGCGGGAGCACCGAATATggaagggcaggggtggggggcacagaaCCTGGGGAGGGGCACAGAACTCGGGAGAGTGAGGTACAGGGGCACAGAACCTGGGGAGGAACAAAGAACCCAGAAggggtgttttattttgttaatgatgtgcatatgtctataattctatttgttctgacgattctgacacctgtctacatgttttgttttgttgtctgtctcccccttctagactgtgagcccactgttaggtggggacagtctctatatggtgccgacttgtaccttccaagcgcttagtatagtgctctgcacacagtaagcgctcaatacaagtgaatgaatgaatgaaagggggggacacagacctgggaaggggcaaggaacccaggaaggtggggtggggaacaCAGAACTGAGGGAGGAGCACAGAAcccaggaggtggggggtggagggaaatgACACAGACCTTGGGGAGGAGCACAGAACCTGAGCTGGATGTGCATGAAcccggggagaagagggggaagggaggggaggggaggatggggagaaggaggaggagagggaagaaggggaaagttcCCCTTGATttgcccccccacctccaccacactcCTGGCAAGGCCACACCACCAGCCCTCCCAACTGGCCCCGACCtcaggcccccagcccctcctcacccgccccctccccgccccggcctcGCCTGCCTCGGATGGCTTGGGCGGGGATCTTGCGCAGCATATCATCCCAGAGCAGCAACCGCAGGCCCGGGTACCGGCCGGTCAGGAAGGTCACGACCTCGCGGATGTGACCCAGGTACATGTGGTCCACATCCCTGCCATGGTGGCCCAGCCACGTCTTCGAGTCCACACCCTCCCCCAGGTGGAAAACctgaagatggggggggtgggcggggcccaGGTCAGGGGCCAAAGGTCAACACTCCCAGCCGTGACCTCAGCCCCATCCCCAACTCCGTTAtggtgtaccctcccaaatgctcagtccggtgctctgcacgcagtaagctttcaataaatcccattgacggCAAGGCAggtcgggggcagggggctgaccTCATCGGCACCGATATGTAGCCAGTGGGCCTGGCGGTGCCGGTCCATGACCTGGGTGAGCAGCGCCCGCAGCAAGGTCCACGTGCCCGGCGCGTGCGGGTTCAGGCTGTTGGGGTAACGCGCTACCTCGCGCAGGTGCTGGAACCGCTCGTGCTTCAGGATGAACTGCGGGGTGGGGGTGACCAACGGGCTGGAGGACGGGACCAGGGGGCCCGGGTCCGAacactccccttcccttcccttctggaaCAACCCGGGGGTGGGAGTCCCGGGAAGGGCACCGAGCAGTGGGGAGTGGCACtcggcattcagtaaatatcagtgatggCTGACTGACGGGTTGACTGACAGGTTGATTGAGGCAGGCGGCCGTACCTCTACATGGCCAAAGGTCTGCACCAAGGGAATGACGGCCAGCTTGTTCCGCGCGGCGAGCTGCTGCAGCTTCTCGACGTCATCCTCGCTGTGGCTCACGGACCCCCCAGAGCCCAGTGAGGACCCCCCACGCCACCCAGCCAGCCCTGCAGGAGACctatccccctctctctctggacaAGCTCCTGAAGAGCCGGGAACGGGTCCCCTGCTTATGTGGtatctcccgagcactcagtacactgcaccCGATGGCCACTAAGCACATCCCATCACCAAGGTTACTcttgcctctccttcctccccaacctcccctcgGCAGGAGAAAGCCCCACCTTGCAGAAGGAGCCCAGGGGGCACTGGACTCCCAGGCTTCCTCTGTCTGTAGCCCAAGAGTCCCAGGGGGAGGGGCAACCCCAGGCCTCCCTCCGGCCCCAGCCCGCTGACCTGTAGGCGTAGGGGGAGCGGAGAATTCCCAAGTCCCCTTGGAAGGGGAACATGTCTTCATACTCCACCAGCACCCCGGTTGCCCCCAGCTGGGACAGCAGTGGGAaaagctgggggttgggggagggaggagggtaagcgggagaaggcagaggggatgctGACCCCCCTGAAACCTTAGTTCCACTCAGGAGCTTCCACACCCCCACCCAATACCCCCACTcgcgggccccccacccccaggaaccACCCCCCCTTGCCCCCAGAGACAccctccaacccctcccctcgcctccagggcttccctcatccccttccctccatctacAGTGGACCTAGAACAGCCTCCCTATCTCCgagccccctcccttcctgcttctgccacaCAGGTCACTGccgttacctcctccaggaaaccttccctgatgacCCTCCACACCAATCGAGACCCGTCCtggcccctccacccaccccagctTTGACTTGCCCCTCGGGGCTGCTCTTGGCACTAAATGCTCCCTGCTGCAAGGCTGATATACCCCCACAGGCACGGCTACATCTGCTCTCGTACATTCCCAGAGACTCCCCCTTGCCTCTCTCGCTCGACTATGGGGCAGTTCTTCCAAGTGTCCaagctcaagcgcttagaacagtgttctgcacgcagtaggtgcctaataaataccactaattgattgctaCATTTCAATCTGGTTCCTTCTCTGCTGGGCTCAGGCCTAAAAGAGGCCAGTGGAGCCACTGGTTCTGACCCCCACCAACCtaaatcctcttggaggaaaggTCCAGGctcccgggggtgggagggagcagggattaCTGGAAGAGGGGGCTCTGGGTTATTCccactccaccccccccaccaaggCTGGGGTCATCCTGCCCCGGCCAGCCAGCCCCCGCCTCATGCAAGGGTCCAGCGCCCAGGCGGTGGGCTCTCCCGGCCGGCCCCTCACCTGCTCCAGGTAGGAGATCTTGGGGGCGGCCCCCTTCAGGTCCAGATGGACCAGCCTGTTCTCTGCCCCGCTCGACACTGGGTTCTGCGGGCGCTGTGGGCGCTGAGGCGGCTCCGGCCGTGGCTCGGTGCGCTGGGCGGCGGGTGGGGCTCCAGGTGGCCCCTGGGCCCTCGGCTCCTCGTGGGAGCCCCTGGCCCGCCCCCAGAACCCGCCACCTTGGCCTGTGTGTCTGTGCAGCTCCAGGGTGAGGCTGGGGGCACAAGGGCTGGCTtcagggagagggccggggcacctctccatcccccatggcCAGGTGAGCGTCCCAGCCCCCAGCAGGGCCGATGGGCAGCAGGAAGAGCGGGAACCGAAGGGCAGACTGCCACAGGCCTGGGCCGGAGAGACAGGACTGGCGTCTTGGGGGAAGGGGCTGACCCAGGCTTGGGTCCTGCTCAGAGCTTCCCCATGCGCCTGTCCCCTGCTTTCCCTGTTCCCCCATCCCTGGaacccacctcccccccacccacctgtcTCGGAAGAGGAACTTGACCCCTGCCAGGGCCACGATGAGCAACACGGCCAGCCTCAGCAGATTCAGCTTCTGGTTCCTCTGAAAGGCCATctcggggctggggagggcgCGGGGTGGTGGGGTCTGTCGAGGGGTCCGAGAGCTCCGTTCCCAAGCCTCCTGATCCAGGGACCCTCCCCAGGGTCAGTTCCCCATTTTCCCATTTCCCAAAACCCAGAGCAGgcactcctccctgcccctacTCTGGCTGGGAGGttggagagggcagggaaaggcGGTCTCTCTCCCTGGaggcgcccctccctccccctgcccggccccctgctcccctcctggGTGGCTTAGTGGTCCTGCTCCCAGGGGCGCGGTGGTTTGGACAACCCCCAGGGGCTGGGCTAATCCACAGGGAAGAGCAATACCTGGGGCCtggacacaggctttggaggGGCAGAGGTACTGCTGGAAACAACTGGGGGAGAGAAACAGTGGCCTGGGCACCCGGGGGAAAGAGGCAGGACccaggggaagtgggagagaaagaataGGCCCCATGGGCACAAGGGGGAGAGTAGACAGGAACTGAAGGCACCAGGAAGAGAGGGGCAGGGCCCAGAGGCATTGTGCTGGGGGTAACATTAACTGCAGGCCGGGCATGGGGCCAGATCCTTTCACCCACTCTTAACTCCAATCTGACAGAAAAGTGCCAACCTTTGTCCCCCTTTCCTTGCCACCTTCCTCCAGTTCCCAGAAAGCTCAGGGGAGAGGACTGGATGGGGCAGAACTGGAGCGGGGGAGGACACGGAGTGGGGCAGGACCCAGAACGGGGCAGGACCCGGAACGGGGCAGGACCAGAGCAGGACAGTACCTGAGTGGGGCAGTACCTGAGTGGTGGGGCAGCACCTGAGCAGGGCAGGACCCAGAACAGGGCAAGACCCAGAGCAGGGAAGGACCAGGACCGGGGCAGGGCAGTACCTGAGCCGGGCAGGAAGATGCTGGATGCAGCAGCCCGTCCCGGTGAGCGTCCTCCTTCAGCAGCCCCCGGCACCCTTGCTCATCGCCCGGCCCCGGGCATCTGCAGGGGCCCCCGGCGGCacaggaagtggaagcagcagtagaagggggagggagtcctgcAGTGGTGAAGGCGGGGAGGATCCTGCTCTAAGCGGAAGTGGAGTGGAATGGGCCAACCTGTCGGACCACCTGTCCTCGGGTGGGGGCCCAGCCCTCCCGCAACTGGAGCCAAACCCTGCCCAGAGCGAGGCCTGGCAGAAATGACtgttgctcctgctgctgctactgcagaGCTCGGCCTGCCCAGAGGCAAAGGGGcaagaaggggggtggggggggggagatggggattgCTGAGCACCCTCCCcacccgcaatcaatcaatcaatcgtatttattgagcgcttactgtgtgcagagcactgtagtaagcgcttgggaagtacaagttggcaacatatagagacagtccctattct
This region includes:
- the LOC119942282 gene encoding uncharacterized protein LOC119942282; the protein is MAFQRNQKLNLLRLAVLLIVALAGVKFLFRDSLTLELHRHTGQGGGFWGRARGSHEEPRAQGPPGAPPAAQRTEPRPEPPQRPQRPQNPVSSGAENRLVHLDLKGAAPKISYLEQLFPLLSQLGATGVLVEYEDMFPFQGDLGILRSPYAYRSAGWGRREAWGCPSPWDSWATDRGSLGVQCPLGSFCKVGLSPAEGRLGRKERQE